CATGGTTTCTTCCAGCGGCGTTTCGTAGTCGTAGCGGTGGGCTTGGTAGAGGTCCACATAGTCGGTGTCCAGACGCTTCAGGGAGCCGTTGATCGATTCCATGATGTGTTTGCGGGACAGACCGCGGTCGTTCTTGCCGTCTCCTGTGGGGAAGTAAACCTTGGTGAAGATTTCCAGGCTCTCGCGGCGTGTGCCGCGCAGCGCCTCGCCCAGCGCGGTTTCGGCGCGGGTGCCGGCATAGGCGTCTGCGGTGTCGAAGGTGGTGATGCCCAGATCAAGTGCCTTCCGGACGCAGGCGGTCGCTGCGCCCTGATCGATCTGTTCACCATGGGTAACCCAGTTGCCGTACGCGATTTCGCTGATGTACATGCCTGATGATCCGAGTTTGCGGTATTCCATTAGTTCTCTTCCTTGTCGGGCTCTGCAGTGAAATGAGTCTGGTTCCCCCGGGGGGGCCTGGTGCTGTGCCGAAGGACCAGGTGCGTATCGACGGTCCGCGTTGTCTGTGGGGGCCGGGTTGGGGAACTGCTGTTCAGGGCCTCAAGCAGCAGCCCGGCCGCCGCTCGCCCCTGCCCTTGGACGTCCTGGTCGATGGTGGTGAGGCCAAGGACGGGGGAGAGGTCGTGGTTGTCGAACCCCACGATGGAGATGTCCCCAGGCACACTCATGCCCGCGGCGCGGACGACGCCCAGGGCACCAAAGGCCATCTCATCGGAGGCGGCGAAAACCGCCGTCGGCAGTACCGGCGCGGACAGCATCCGGGTCATCGCGGCTGCGCCGCCGGCCACCGAATTCGTGTCGAACTGCTGCCACCCGTCCACCTCGTCAATGCCCGCGCCCATGAGGCATTGCCGGTAGCCGGCAACGCGCGACGGCGGCGCCAGACTTCCGGTGGTGACCTCGGCGTCATCGTTGATCCCAAGCAACCCGATGCGTCGATGGCCCAAGTTAAGCAGGTGACGGACTGCGGTCCGGGCAGCGGCCCGGTCATCGACGAACACGCTGCCGAAGTACTCCGAACGCCGGCCCAGTACGACGACGGGAATCTCCAGATCCCGTAGCGTCCGGGTTTCAGCCTCGGTCAGCCGGAGCGAGAGCACCAGCACCCCATCAGCCCGGCCGCGCAGCCGCTGTTCAGCGAAAAAGCGGAGGCGGCCCTCCTCATCGCCGAGCTCGTAGAGCAGGACGTCCCGGCCGGAAGCCCGGAGCACGGCACCTGCCCCAGCGATGACCTGTCCGAAGAACCATTTGGTCGCATCCGGAACGATGACCGCCACGGTGCCGGTAACTCCGGTGGCCAAGCGCGCAGCACTGGGCGACGCCACGTATCCCATCTCCACCGCGATGTCCTTAATCCGCTGGCGGGTGCCCGTGGAGACCCCGGGCAGGTCGCGCAGGGCACGGGACACCGTCGACACGGCAACGCGGGCGCGTTCGGCAACCTCTTCTATCCTTACAGTCACGGAGAACAAGGCTACGGGCAGTCCACCCCTTAACACAAGCGCTTGCGTAGAAGGATACTCGCTGGGGCTTGACGGGTTAGCGCCGCTGGCTCTGGCCCGGCCGTGTGGTCAGAGCGTCCTTTTGGTGTGTGTTAGAAGAACCAGGGCGCCAGCGATAAGGGCTCCGCTCTTCGCGACAAACTCACCTTCAATCGTCAGTAGGACCGCGTTTGCCTCGCTGAACGTGAAGCCGGGGACCAGAAGGGAAGTCGAGGGGGCTCCGATTAGAGGTGGCGACCAGAACGAACAAGCGGGACCCGGAAGAGCGCGCCGCTGATGATAAGGACGCCAAGCGTTACTTCTGCCGTGCCAGAACCAGAAGAACGGACATCCACCCGTGGGAGTGGAAGCGCTTGCTCAATGAGGGCTGCGACGGGTGAGCGGTCAAGGACTTTCAGCAGGCCGAACCACAGGAACAGCACGCCAGGCATCATGCGCAGCGCCGGCAGCGTAACCTGCCGCAGCCTCGGAGACGGCGTCATCTGAGGACCGGCCCCGCACAGGAGGGACGCACGAATGTTTTACTCCGAAGCGCGCCGGCGTCAAGGACAGTTTCAGCCTGGGAAGACTCCACCATGACGAATTAACGTTCAGAAGCGGCTCGCCCTGCACTTAATAGACAAGCTCTCCACTGCTGCGACCGGGCGATGCGGCCCACTAGGTCTACACAAGGCAGCTGGTCGTGTTGTCATGGAGCGCGGTCATCCTCTTGTTCAAACACACGAGGGAGGGTTAGCGGCCGGAACCCAGGAGCCGCCGCTGGGGGTATCGCTGGGCTTGGGGGAGCATTCGTGCTTGGCAAGGGTCAAACTCCACGTCACTCCGCTCCGTCGTCGCTGTCGCCGCCTTGCGGGCCCCGGTTCCCGTAATCCCATAAAAACATCTGGCGCCACGAAAACAAATGTTAGACGTGGCTAACATTTTAGTTTTGCTGCTAACATCTCAGCATGACCGTTTCCGATCTGACCGCCCCAGCACAGGATTACCTGAAGATGATTTGGTCTGCCACGGAATGGTCGCAGTCCCCGATCACCGTCAGTGCGATGGCTGAACGCATGGGAGTGAAGCCCTCCACCGTCTCGGACGGGATCCGGCGGCTTGCTAAACAGGGGATGGTCACCCACGCCCCGTACGGCAGCATCGAACTCACGGCGGCCGGGCGCGAACACGCCGTGGAAATGGTGCGCCGGCACCGCCTCCTGGAGACCTTCCTCGTCCAAGTCCTGAGTTATGGCTGGGACGAAGTGCACGATGAGGCCGAAATACTCGAACATGCTGTCTCTGACACGATGATCCGGCGCGTCGACGAGCTGCTCGGACACCCCACGCGGGATCCTCACGGGGACCCCATTCCTGCCCCGGGAGGTCTCCCTGATCCGCCCGAGGGTGTCCGCC
The window above is part of the Pseudarthrobacter sp. NS4 genome. Proteins encoded here:
- a CDS encoding LacI family DNA-binding transcriptional regulator — translated: MTVRIEEVAERARVAVSTVSRALRDLPGVSTGTRQRIKDIAVEMGYVASPSAARLATGVTGTVAVIVPDATKWFFGQVIAGAGAVLRASGRDVLLYELGDEEGRLRFFAEQRLRGRADGVLVLSLRLTEAETRTLRDLEIPVVVLGRRSEYFGSVFVDDRAAARTAVRHLLNLGHRRIGLLGINDDAEVTTGSLAPPSRVAGYRQCLMGAGIDEVDGWQQFDTNSVAGGAAAMTRMLSAPVLPTAVFAASDEMAFGALGVVRAAGMSVPGDISIVGFDNHDLSPVLGLTTIDQDVQGQGRAAAGLLLEALNSSSPTRPPQTTRTVDTHLVLRHSTRPPRGNQTHFTAEPDKEEN
- a CDS encoding metal-dependent transcriptional regulator, producing the protein MTVSDLTAPAQDYLKMIWSATEWSQSPITVSAMAERMGVKPSTVSDGIRRLAKQGMVTHAPYGSIELTAAGREHAVEMVRRHRLLETFLVQVLSYGWDEVHDEAEILEHAVSDTMIRRVDELLGHPTRDPHGDPIPAPGGLPDPPEGVRLAAIDPERPVTITRISDADPNMLRYFAELGLAPDIQLTVRAHRPYADITTIHLDDRAVDIDLGSAAAEAIWVVAT